The sequence below is a genomic window from Thalassobaculum sp. OXR-137.
GCCAGGCCTTGAGGCCGTCGGGGTCGTCGCGCCAGGGAAAGTCCTCGAACTCGCGCCGCAGGGAGATTTCGGGCAGGTCGGGATTGTTGAACAGCAGGTTGTAGGAGAACTCCCGCCAGCAGATCTCCGACAGGAAGCTCGCCGTGCCGCGATCCATCGCCTCGTTGCTGCGGGCCTCGCTTGCCAGGCGGGCGGCGTGCCAGATCCGCCGGGGCGAGATATCGCCGAAATGCAGGTGCGGCGAGAGGGCGGAGGTGCCGTTGGTGCTGGGGATGTCGCGCTTGGCCTTGTAGTCGGGCACCGCCTCGTCGAGGAAGCGTTCCAGCCGCTCGGCGGCGCCGGCTTCGCCGGGCGTCCAGGTCTCACGTAGCCCGCCGGCCCAGTCCGGCTCGGTCGGCAGCAGGCCCCAGGTGTCCAGATCGTCGCTGTCCGGCGCCGTCTTCGGCGCGGCCAGTGTCTTCGGCGCCGCCAGCGGCTCGGCGGGGTCGCCCTTCGCCTGGACGGCGCGCCAGAACGGGGAGAACACCTTCAGCGGCGTGCCCTGCTTGGAGACGATCTCCCACGGCTCGTAGAGCAGGCTGCCGTTGAAGCTGCGCACTTCCAGGTCGCGCTTCTTGAGGGCGTCCTTTATCTTCCCGTCGCGCTCGGTCGCCCAGGGCTCGTAGCGCCGGTTCCAGAACACGGCACCGGCGCCGGTCTCCTCCACCATCCGGTCCAGCACGTCCGCTGCCTTGCCCCGGCGCAGTACGAGGGGGCTACCGGCTTTGTCCAGCGTCTCGGCAAGCCGGGCCAGCGAGCCGTGCAGCCACCAGCGCGACGCCCCGCCCGGCCGCCAGTCGCCGGCATCCTCGTCGTCCAGGATGAACACAGGCACCACCGGCCCGCCCCGCTCCACGGCGGCGGCAAGGGCGGGATTGTCGTCCAGGCGCAGGTCGCGGCGGAACCAGAGGATCGTGGGCGCGGTATCGGGCATGGAGAGCTTCGGCGGGTTACGGGCGGTAACGAGAGGTACGCGTCCTTGCCCGCACCGGATCAGGCTCGGCGCCGATTGGGTCTGCGTTTTCCGGCGGAAGGCTGCGTCGTCGCGTCCGTTGGCGGCGGTGCGCTGAGACGGGCGTCCACACCCCACCCCTGCACCAGATGGAGGCCGAGCTCGAGGGCGGCAGTGACGGCCGCCTCATCGGGGCAGTGATATGCGATCACCCGGTGACGGCCGATCTTATCGAGGGTCTGCGACAGCATCGCGCGGTCCCCAGCCGACAGGTTCGCCAGCGCCGGGGTCCATTCGACCTTGATGAAGCGGATCTCGGGGGACGCCTCGACGAAGTGTTGCAGGGAGGTCCATGGCACCGCGTCGACGGCAACCGTCGCCTCCTGCTCGGCGAGCCGTCGCACCGCCGCGGCGAAACGGTCCGGCGCGTCGATCATCTCGATATGGGACAGCTCGAAGATCAGATGCCGGCGCCAGTCGAAGCGCTGGTCGAGCAGAAAGGTCTCGAAGATGTCGGACAGAATCGTGGAGAGGTGGATGTTGATCGACAGCCGCCGGTCCGTCCGAGCCCGGTCCCGGGACAGATGGTGCAGCATGCGCCGGTCGAGAATTTCGGTAATCCGGTCGAACAGCCACGGGTTTCGGCTCAGCGGGATACCGTAGAGCTTCTGGATCGCCTGGATGGAGGTGGAGATCTCGATGGCCAGGACCGACGGCGCCGCCGGGTCTGACAGATCCACGATCGCCTGTTCGCGCAGCAGGTTCGAGATATCGGCCGAGGCAAGATTGCGTTCGATCGACAGGAAGGCGGCCAGCGCCTTGTCCTCGTCATCCTCGGCGCGGAAATCGGGGCGGGCCTCGACCGCCCGGGCCATCTCCCGGCAGACCGTCAGGAACGGCTCGGGTCGGGACTGCAGGGAGAAATGGGTCTCGCCGATCGGCGGCTTGCCATGGGCGACCAGCAGGGCTGACAGCGACTTCACCGCGCTTGTCAGGGCGGTGGCGGCGGATGAGCGGACGACGAAGCAGATCCGATGATCCGCCAGGTCGAAGCGCTGGGCGTCGAGCTGCCGCGCGCGTTCCTGCAACCGTCCGGACAGCACACGGAAGAAGGCCGGGTCGTCGATATGCGGGACCTGGGACAGATCGACGACTAGCGCGGTCAGATCGGGATGCTCCTCGGCCGCCTTCATGGCCAGGGCAAGCAGGTCGGCCTCGCGCGTTCTCATCGCATGCTCTCCCGACGCTCACCCACCGGGCCGTGCTGGGCCGGCGGCGGGGCGAGCAGCTCGGAGGAAGGGATGCGCCAGACCCGGCCCGACTGCATCAGGGCGACTTCGAAACGGCGGGCGAACAGCCGCCGAAGATCCGGCGCGCGGACGTCCAGCCCTCCGGTATAGGCGCCGAAGGCCGGCAGGATCAGCCGGGTGCCGTCATTGACGAAGCAGCGGCCGGAGACCGTGCGCCCCTTCACCCGCAGCCGGGCGACCGGATGGTAATGGCCGGAGATCTCGCCCGGCCGGCCGGCTTCCTCCGCCTCGTGGCGGAAGCTGAGGGGGCCGTCGACGAGGCCGTCGATGACGCTGCCGCCCAGGCCGCTTGGCGGACCGGGGTCGTGGTTGCCGGTGATCCAGATCCAGTCGACCGCGTCTACCAGGGCTGCGAGGCCGGAGCGGTCCGCTTCGTCCAGGCGGGATGAGGCCGCCGCGTCGTGGAAGCTGTCGCCGACGCAGATCACCCGTTTTGGCGCGTGGGTCCGGATCGCCGTCGCCAGCCGCGCAAGCGTTGCCCTTGTGTCGTAGGGCGGCAGCAGCGTGCCCTTGCGCGCCAGGCTGGAGCCCTTTTCCAGGTGCAGGTCGGCGACGATCAGCGTCTCGCGGGTCGGCCAGATCAGCACGCCGGCCGCATCGGCGAGCAGCTCGGCACCGTTCAGGATCAGGGGGACGGGTCGGTTCATCCGCTGACGGTACCGGTGGGCGGCGCCCGGTCAAGCGTCCCGTGGCCGGCCATAGGCGGCAGGCTCAGGGCCAGCGCACTTCCGGCGGCAGGCTCATCAGAATCGCCTCCACATTGCCGCCGGTCTTCAGCCCGAAGATCGTGCCTCGGTCGTAGAGCAGGTTGAACTCCACGTAGCGGCCGCGGCGCACGAGCTGGTGCTCGCGTTCGGCCGCGGTCCAGTCCTCGTCCATGCGCCGGGCCGCGATTCTGGGATAGGTCTCCAGGAAGGCGAGGCCGACATCCTTGGTGAAGGCGAAGGCGCTGTCGAAATCCTGGTCGAGATAGTCGTAGAAGATGCCGCCGATGCCGCGCGGCTCGTCGCGGT
It includes:
- a CDS encoding deoxyribodipyrimidine photo-lyase, producing MPDTAPTILWFRRDLRLDDNPALAAAVERGGPVVPVFILDDEDAGDWRPGGASRWWLHGSLARLAETLDKAGSPLVLRRGKAADVLDRMVEETGAGAVFWNRRYEPWATERDGKIKDALKKRDLEVRSFNGSLLYEPWEIVSKQGTPLKVFSPFWRAVQAKGDPAEPLAAPKTLAAPKTAPDSDDLDTWGLLPTEPDWAGGLRETWTPGEAGAAERLERFLDEAVPDYKAKRDIPSTNGTSALSPHLHFGDISPRRIWHAARLASEARSNEAMDRGTASFLSEICWREFSYNLLFNNPDLPEISLRREFEDFPWRDDPDGLKAWRRGRTGYPIVDAGMRELWHTGWMHNRVRMIVASFLIKDLLIHWREGEAWFWDTLVDADLANNAASWQWVAGCGADAAPYFRIFNPVLQGEKFDGDGRYVRRWIPELAKLPDAVIHKPWEAKPMELSQAGVTLGKTYPKPIVDHAGARQRALEALATIKKE
- the pdeM gene encoding ligase-associated DNA damage response endonuclease PdeM, which codes for MNRPVPLILNGAELLADAAGVLIWPTRETLIVADLHLEKGSSLARKGTLLPPYDTRATLARLATAIRTHAPKRVICVGDSFHDAAASSRLDEADRSGLAALVDAVDWIWITGNHDPGPPSGLGGSVIDGLVDGPLSFRHEAEEAGRPGEISGHYHPVARLRVKGRTVSGRCFVNDGTRLILPAFGAYTGGLDVRAPDLRRLFARRFEVALMQSGRVWRIPSSELLAPPPAQHGPVGERRESMR